A part of Olleya sp. Bg11-27 genomic DNA contains:
- a CDS encoding aminoacyl-histidine dipeptidase produces MSQDVRALEPKALWNKFADLNAVPRPSKKEERVIKFMKDFGTNLGLEVIEDEVGNVIIKKPATAGMEDRVTIVMQSHLDMVHQKNADTDFDFDTQGIQMVVEGDWVKAKGTTLGADNGLGVATIMALLESTDIPHPAIEALFTIDEETGMTGAMGLKGGLLTGGILLNLDTEEDDEIGVGCAGGIDVTATRTYEQEETPEFKTGFEVKVKGLQGGHSGMQIHEGLGNANKIMNRLLFDGFENFGLRISEIDGGSLRNAIPRESRAVVAIDTVHEAAFISEMEELGNSIKTELKTMEPDLVIEVSKTETPELMMDLGVQEGLTRAIYAALNGVFRMSADIPELVETSNNIARVIVKDGHVKIGCLTRSSVESSKMDLANTLRSAFELTGCEVELSGDYPGWTPNMDSAILKVLDNLYQKLNGEKAHIAACHAGLECGILGQNYPDMEMISFGPNIKGAHSPDERAQISSAQKYWNFVLEILKEIPKK; encoded by the coding sequence ATGAGTCAAGACGTTAGAGCTTTAGAGCCAAAAGCATTATGGAATAAATTCGCAGATTTAAACGCAGTACCAAGACCTTCAAAAAAGGAGGAGCGCGTAATTAAATTTATGAAAGACTTTGGTACCAATTTAGGTTTAGAAGTTATAGAAGATGAGGTTGGAAATGTGATTATTAAAAAACCAGCAACTGCAGGTATGGAAGATCGTGTGACTATTGTCATGCAATCGCATTTAGATATGGTACACCAAAAAAATGCAGATACCGATTTTGATTTTGACACACAAGGGATCCAAATGGTAGTGGAAGGTGACTGGGTAAAAGCAAAAGGAACAACACTTGGTGCAGATAACGGATTAGGAGTGGCGACCATTATGGCACTTTTAGAAAGTACAGACATACCACATCCAGCAATTGAAGCCTTGTTTACTATTGATGAAGAAACGGGTATGACAGGTGCAATGGGATTAAAAGGTGGTTTATTAACTGGCGGAATCTTATTAAACTTAGATACAGAAGAAGATGATGAGATTGGTGTTGGTTGTGCAGGAGGTATTGATGTTACAGCAACAAGAACTTACGAGCAAGAAGAAACACCTGAATTTAAAACAGGATTTGAAGTAAAAGTAAAAGGCTTACAAGGTGGACATTCAGGAATGCAAATTCACGAAGGTTTAGGTAATGCCAATAAAATAATGAACCGTTTATTATTTGATGGTTTTGAAAACTTTGGTTTACGTATTTCGGAAATTGATGGAGGAAGTTTACGTAACGCTATTCCAAGAGAAAGTAGAGCAGTAGTTGCAATAGACACTGTACACGAAGCTGCTTTTATCAGCGAAATGGAGGAGTTAGGTAATAGCATTAAAACCGAACTTAAAACAATGGAACCAGATTTAGTGATTGAAGTCTCTAAAACAGAAACTCCAGAACTAATGATGGATCTTGGTGTTCAAGAAGGATTAACACGTGCTATTTACGCTGCTTTAAACGGTGTGTTCCGTATGAGTGCAGATATTCCAGAATTGGTAGAAACATCTAATAACATTGCACGAGTAATTGTTAAGGATGGTCACGTAAAAATAGGGTGTTTAACACGTAGCTCTGTAGAAAGTAGTAAAATGGACTTAGCAAACACGTTACGTTCAGCATTTGAGCTTACAGGTTGTGAGGTTGAGCTGTCAGGAGATTATCCAGGATGGACACCAAACATGGATAGCGCTATATTAAAAGTGTTAGATAATTTATACCAAAAGTTAAATGGCGAAAAAGCACATATTGCTGCATGTCACGCTGGTTTAGAATGTGGTATTTTAGGGCAAAACTATCCAGATATGGAAATGATTAGTTTTGGACCAAACATAAAAGGCGCACATAGTCCTGATGAGCGTGCACAAATATCGTCTGCTCAAAAATACTGGAACTTTGTTTTAGAGATATTAAAAGAGATTCCTAAAAAGTAA
- a CDS encoding DUF3810 domain-containing protein, protein MLKNKKLWIALLIIPMYILVKVSAKFPDTVEVVYSNGLYPVISKLFRYTLGWLPFSFGDLLYAFGIIFIIRWLILNVKRIWKDTIGWLIDVFATASVIFMAFHLFWGFNYYRNPLHKNLNLEDDYTTEQLVTVTKNLIKKSNTIQLQITKNDSLKVELPFTKSEILALTPKSYEALKTDFPHLEYHPKSLKKSLFSVPLTYMGFSGYLNPLSNEAQVDYMIPVYKFPTTAAHEVAHQLGYAKENEANFIGFLATISNTNIYFKYSGYTFGLRHCLGEVFRRDPDLYYQLLPTINKGILKNYQEVRDFWDDYQNPLEPIFRSTYTTYLKANNQAKGMDSYSYVVALLVNYLENKTL, encoded by the coding sequence ATGCTAAAAAACAAAAAACTGTGGATTGCCCTACTGATTATACCAATGTATATATTGGTTAAAGTTTCGGCTAAATTCCCGGACACGGTCGAGGTTGTGTATAGTAATGGTTTGTATCCTGTTATTTCTAAATTGTTTAGATATACTTTGGGTTGGTTGCCTTTTAGTTTTGGCGATTTGTTATATGCTTTTGGGATAATTTTTATCATCCGTTGGTTAATTTTAAACGTAAAACGCATCTGGAAAGATACAATAGGCTGGCTGATTGATGTGTTTGCGACTGCGAGTGTTATTTTTATGGCGTTTCATTTATTTTGGGGTTTTAATTATTACCGAAATCCTTTACATAAAAATTTAAATTTAGAGGACGATTACACCACCGAGCAATTAGTTACGGTGACTAAAAACTTGATTAAAAAATCGAATACCATACAACTACAGATTACTAAAAATGATAGCTTAAAGGTCGAATTACCGTTTACTAAATCCGAAATCCTAGCATTAACGCCTAAAAGTTATGAGGCTTTAAAAACGGATTTTCCGCATTTGGAATACCATCCTAAAAGTTTAAAAAAATCGTTATTTAGTGTCCCATTAACGTACATGGGTTTTAGCGGTTATCTAAATCCTTTATCAAATGAAGCACAGGTAGATTATATGATTCCGGTGTATAAATTTCCGACGACTGCTGCGCATGAAGTGGCACACCAATTGGGTTACGCTAAAGAAAACGAAGCTAATTTTATTGGCTTTTTAGCAACCATTAGCAATACTAATATCTACTTTAAATATTCGGGTTACACCTTTGGTTTAAGGCATTGTCTAGGCGAAGTTTTTAGACGTGATCCTGATCTCTATTACCAATTATTACCAACTATTAATAAAGGGATTTTAAAAAACTATCAAGAGGTTAGAGATTTTTGGGATGACTACCAAAATCCGTTAGAACCTATTTTTAGATCCACGTACACAACGTATCTAAAAGCTAACAACCAAGCTAAGGGCATGGATAGCTACAGTTACGTGGTTGCTTTACTGGTTAATTATTTGGAAAATAAAACCTTATAA